The Proteus vulgaris genome contains a region encoding:
- a CDS encoding IS1380-like element ISEcp1 family transposase yields MINKIDFKAKNLTSNAGLFLLLENAKSNGIFDFIENDLVFDNDSTNKIKMNHIKTMLCGHFIGIDKLERLKLLQNDPLVNEFDISVKEPETVSRFLGNFNFKTTQMFRDINFKVFKKLLTKSKLTSITIDIDSSVINVEGHQEGASKGYNPKKLGNRCYNIQFAFCDELKAYVTGFVRSGNTYTANGAAEMIKEIVANIKSDDLEILFRMDSGYFDEKIIETIESLGCKYLIKAKSYSTLTSQATNSSIVFVKGEEGRETTELYTKLVKWEKDRRFVVSRVLKPEKERAQLSLLEGSEYDYFFFVTNTTLLSEKVVIYYEKRGNAENYIKEAKYDMAVGHLLLKSFWANEAVFQMMMLSYNLFLLFKFDSLDSSEYRQQIKTFRLKYVFLAAKIIKTARYVIMKLSENYPYKGVYEKCLV; encoded by the coding sequence ATGATTAATAAAATTGATTTCAAAGCTAAGAATCTAACATCAAATGCAGGTCTTTTTCTGCTCCTTGAGAATGCAAAAAGCAATGGGATTTTTGATTTTATTGAAAATGACCTCGTATTTGATAATGACTCAACAAATAAAATCAAGATGAATCATATAAAGACCATGCTCTGCGGTCACTTCATTGGCATTGATAAGTTAGAACGTCTAAAGCTACTTCAAAATGATCCCCTCGTCAACGAGTTTGATATTTCCGTAAAAGAACCTGAAACAGTGTCACGGTTTCTAGGAAACTTCAACTTCAAGACAACCCAAATGTTTAGAGACATTAATTTTAAAGTCTTTAAAAAACTGCTCACTAAAAGTAAATTGACATCCATTACGATTGATATTGATAGTAGTGTAATTAACGTAGAAGGTCATCAAGAAGGTGCGTCAAAAGGATATAATCCTAAGAAACTGGGAAACCGATGCTACAATATCCAATTTGCATTTTGCGACGAATTAAAAGCATATGTTACCGGATTTGTAAGAAGTGGCAATACTTACACTGCAAACGGTGCTGCGGAAATGATCAAAGAAATTGTTGCTAACATCAAATCAGACGATTTAGAAATTTTATTTCGAATGGATAGTGGCTACTTTGATGAAAAAATTATCGAAACGATAGAATCTCTTGGATGCAAATATTTAATTAAAGCCAAAAGTTATTCTACACTCACCTCACAAGCAACGAATTCATCAATTGTATTCGTTAAAGGAGAAGAAGGTAGAGAAACTACAGAACTGTATACAAAATTAGTTAAATGGGAAAAAGACAGAAGATTTGTCGTATCTCGCGTACTGAAACCAGAAAAAGAAAGAGCACAATTATCACTTTTAGAAGGTTCCGAATACGACTACTTTTTCTTTGTAACAAATACTACCTTGCTTTCTGAAAAAGTAGTTATATACTATGAAAAGCGTGGTAATGCTGAAAACTATATCAAAGAAGCCAAATACGACATGGCGGTGGGTCATCTCTTGCTAAAGTCATTTTGGGCGAATGAAGCCGTGTTTCAAATGATGATGCTTTCATATAACCTATTTTTGTTGTTCAAGTTTGATTCCTTGGACTCTTCAGAATACAGACAGCAAATAAAGACCTTTCGTTTGAAGTATGTATTTCTTGCAGCAAAAATAATCAAAACCGCAAGATATGTAATCATGAAGTTGTCGGAAAACTATCCGTACAAGGGAGTGTATGAAAAATGTCTGGTATAA
- a CDS encoding broad-spectrum class A beta-lactamase TEM-1 yields MSIQHFRVALIPFFAAFCLPVFAHPETLVKVKDAEDQLGARVGYIELDLNSGKILESFRPEERFPMMSTFKVLLCGAVLSRVDAGQEQLGRRIHYSQNDLVEYSPVTEKHLTDGMTVRELCSAAITMSDNTAANLLLTTIGGPKELTAFLHNMGDHVTRLDRWEPELNEAIPNDERDTTMPAAMATTLRKLLTGELLTLASRQQLIDWMEADKVAGPLLRSALPAGWFIADKSGAGERGSRGIIAALGPDGKPSRIVVIYTTGSQATMDERNRQIAEIGASLIKHW; encoded by the coding sequence ATGAGTATTCAACATTTTCGTGTCGCCCTTATTCCCTTTTTTGCGGCATTTTGCCTTCCTGTTTTTGCTCACCCAGAAACGCTGGTGAAAGTAAAAGATGCTGAAGATCAGTTGGGTGCACGAGTGGGTTACATCGAACTGGATCTCAACAGCGGTAAGATCCTTGAGAGTTTTCGCCCCGAAGAACGTTTTCCAATGATGAGCACTTTTAAAGTTCTGCTATGTGGTGCGGTATTATCCCGTGTTGACGCCGGGCAAGAGCAACTCGGTCGCCGCATACACTATTCTCAGAATGACTTGGTTGAGTACTCACCAGTCACAGAAAAGCATCTTACGGATGGCATGACAGTAAGAGAATTATGCAGTGCTGCCATAACCATGAGTGATAACACTGCTGCCAACTTACTTCTGACAACGATCGGAGGACCGAAGGAGCTAACCGCTTTTTTGCACAACATGGGGGATCATGTAACTCGCCTTGATCGTTGGGAACCGGAGCTGAATGAAGCCATACCAAACGACGAGCGTGACACCACGATGCCTGCAGCAATGGCAACAACGTTGCGCAAACTATTAACTGGCGAACTACTTACTCTAGCTTCCCGGCAACAATTAATAGACTGGATGGAGGCGGATAAAGTTGCAGGACCACTTCTGCGCTCGGCCCTTCCGGCTGGCTGGTTTATTGCTGATAAATCTGGAGCCGGTGAGCGTGGGTCTCGCGGTATCATTGCAGCACTGGGGCCAGATGGTAAGCCCTCCCGTATCGTAGTTATCTACACGACGGGGAGTCAGGCAACTATGGATGAACGAAATAGACAGATCGCTGAGATAGGTGCCTCACTGATTAAGCATTGGTAA
- a CDS encoding recombinase family protein — MRLFGYARVSTSQQSLDLQVRALKDAGVKANRIFTDKASGSSTDREGLDLLRMKVEEGDVILVKKLDRLGRDTADMIQLIKEFDAQGVAVRFIDDGISTDGDMGQMVVTILSAVAQAERRRILERTNEGRQEAKLKGIKFGRRRTVDRNVVLTLHQKGTGATEIAHQLSIARSTVYKILEDERAS; from the coding sequence ATGCGACTTTTTGGTTACGCTCGGGTCTCAACCAGTCAGCAGTCTCTTGATCTTCAGGTCAGAGCACTCAAAGACGCAGGTGTGAAAGCAAACCGTATATTTACCGATAAGGCATCCGGCAGTTCAACAGACCGGGAAGGGCTGGATTTGCTGAGGATGAAGGTGGAGGAAGGTGATGTCATTCTGGTTAAGAAGCTCGACCGTCTTGGCCGCGACACTGCCGATATGATCCAACTGATAAAGGAATTTGACGCTCAGGGCGTGGCAGTCCGGTTCATTGATGACGGGATCAGTACCGACGGTGATATGGGGCAAATGGTGGTCACCATCCTGTCGGCTGTGGCACAGGCTGAACGCCGGAGGATCCTAGAACGCACGAATGAGGGCCGACAGGAAGCAAAGCTGAAAGGAATCAAATTTGGCCGCAGGCGTACCGTGGACAGGAACGTCGTGCTGACGCTTCATCAGAAGGGCACTGGTGCAACGGAAATTGCTCATCAGCTCAGTATTGCCCGCTCCACGGTTTATAAAATTCTTGAAGACGAAAGGGCCTCGTGA
- a CDS encoding IS6-like element IS26 family transposase yields MNPFKGRHFQRDIILWAVRWYCKYGISYRELQEMLAERGVNVDHSTIYRWVQRYAPEMEKRLRWYWRNPSDLCPWHMDETYVKVNGRWAYLYRAVDSRGRTVDFYLSSRRNSKAAYRFLGKILNNVKKWQIPRFINTDKAPAYGRALALLKREGRCPSDVEHRQIKYRNNVIECDHGKLKRIIGATLGFKSMKTAYATIKGIEVMRALRKGQASAFYYGDPLGEMRLVSRVFEM; encoded by the coding sequence ATGAACCCATTCAAAGGCCGGCATTTTCAGCGTGACATCATTCTGTGGGCCGTACGCTGGTACTGCAAATACGGCATCAGTTACCGTGAGCTGCAGGAGATGCTGGCTGAACGCGGAGTGAATGTCGATCACTCCACGATTTACCGCTGGGTTCAGCGTTATGCGCCTGAAATGGAAAAACGGCTGCGCTGGTACTGGCGTAACCCTTCCGATCTTTGCCCGTGGCACATGGATGAAACCTACGTGAAGGTCAATGGCCGCTGGGCGTATCTGTACCGGGCCGTCGACAGCCGGGGCCGCACTGTCGATTTTTATCTCTCCTCCCGTCGTAACAGCAAAGCTGCATACCGGTTTCTGGGTAAAATCCTCAACAACGTGAAGAAGTGGCAGATCCCGCGATTCATCAACACGGATAAAGCGCCCGCCTATGGTCGCGCGCTTGCTCTGCTCAAACGCGAAGGCCGGTGCCCGTCTGACGTTGAACACCGACAGATTAAGTACCGGAACAACGTGATTGAATGCGATCATGGCAAACTGAAACGGATAATCGGCGCCACGCTGGGATTTAAATCCATGAAGACGGCTTACGCCACCATCAAAGGTATTGAGGTGATGCGTGCACTACGCAAAGGCCAGGCCTCAGCATTTTATTATGGTGATCCCCTGGGCGAAATGCGCCTGGTAAGCAGAGTTTTTGAAATGTAA
- the dfrA14 gene encoding trimethoprim-resistant dihydrofolate reductase DfrA14: MKVSLMAAKAKNGVIGCGPDIPWSAKGEQLLFKALTYNQWLLVGRKTFESMGALPNRKYAVVTRSGWTSNDDNVVVFQSIEEAMDRLAEFTGHVIVSGGGEIYRETLPMASTLHLSTIDIEPEGDVFFPSIPNTFEVVFEQHFTSNINYCYQIWKKG, from the coding sequence TTGAAAGTATCATTGATGGCTGCGAAAGCGAAAAACGGCGTGATTGGTTGCGGTCCAGACATACCCTGGTCCGCGAAAGGGGAGCAGCTACTTTTTAAAGCATTGACCTACAATCAGTGGCTTCTGGTGGGTCGCAAGACGTTTGAATCTATGGGCGCACTCCCCAATAGGAAATACGCGGTCGTTACCCGCTCAGGTTGGACATCAAATGATGACAATGTAGTTGTATTTCAGTCAATCGAAGAGGCCATGGACAGGCTAGCTGAATTCACCGGTCACGTTATAGTGTCTGGTGGCGGAGAAATTTACCGAGAAACATTACCCATGGCCTCTACGCTCCACTTATCGACGATCGACATCGAGCCAGAGGGGGATGTTTTCTTCCCGAGTATTCCAAATACCTTCGAAGTTGTTTTTGAGCAACACTTTACTTCAAACATTAACTATTGCTATCAAATTTGGAAAAAGGGTTAA
- the mphR(A) gene encoding macrolide-binding transcriptional repressor MphR(A): MPRPKLKSDDEVLEAATVVLKRCGPIEFTLSGVAKEVGLSRAALIQRFTNRDTLLVRMMERGVEQVRHYLNAIPIGAGPQGLWEFLQVLVRSMNTRNDFSVNYLISWYELQVPELRTLAIQRNRAVVEGIRKRLPPGAPAAAELLLHSVIAGATMQWAVDPDGELADHVLAQIAAILCLMFPEHDDFQLLQAHA, from the coding sequence ATGCCCCGCCCCAAGCTCAAGTCCGATGACGAGGTACTCGAGGCCGCCACCGTAGTGCTGAAGCGTTGCGGTCCCATAGAGTTCACGCTCAGCGGAGTAGCAAAGGAGGTGGGGCTCTCCCGCGCAGCGTTAATCCAGCGCTTCACCAACCGCGATACGCTGCTGGTGAGGATGATGGAGCGCGGCGTCGAGCAGGTGCGGCATTACCTGAATGCGATACCGATAGGCGCAGGGCCGCAAGGGCTCTGGGAATTTTTGCAGGTGCTCGTTCGGAGCATGAACACTCGCAACGACTTCTCGGTGAACTATCTCATCTCCTGGTACGAGCTCCAGGTGCCGGAGCTACGCACGCTTGCGATCCAGCGGAACCGCGCGGTGGTGGAGGGGATCCGCAAGCGACTGCCCCCAGGTGCTCCTGCGGCAGCTGAGTTGCTCCTGCACTCGGTCATCGCTGGCGCGACGATGCAGTGGGCCGTCGATCCGGATGGTGAGCTAGCTGATCATGTGCTGGCTCAGATCGCTGCCATCCTGTGTTTAATGTTTCCCGAACACGACGATTTCCAACTCCTCCAGGCACATGCGTAA
- the mrx(A) gene encoding macrolide resistance MFS transporter Mrx(A) has translation MSERRYSPLATLFAATFLFRIGNAVAALALPWFVLSHTKSAAWAGATAASSVIATIIGAWVGGGLVDRFGRAPVALISGVVGGVAMASIPLLDAVGALSNTGLIACVVLGAAFDAPGMAAQDSELPKLGHVAGLSVERVSSLKAVIGNVAILGGPALGGAAIGLLGAAPTLGLTAFCSVLAGLLGAWVLPARAARTMTTTATLSMRAGVAFLWSEPLLRPLFGIVMIFVGIVGANGSVIMPALFVDAGRQVAELGLFSSMMGAGGLLGIAIHASVGARISAQNWLAVAFCGSAVGSLLLSQLPGVPVLMLLGALVGLLTGSVSPILNAAIYNRTPPELLGRVLGTVSAVMLSASPMVMLAAGAFVDLAGPLPGLVVSAVFAGLVALLSLRLQFATMAAAATASAPTHTEGEH, from the coding sequence ATGAGCGAACGTCGATATAGCCCGCTCGCGACGCTGTTCGCGGCGACCTTTCTCTTCCGGATCGGCAACGCGGTGGCGGCCCTCGCGCTTCCATGGTTCGTCCTGTCTCATACAAAGAGCGCGGCCTGGGCGGGCGCCACGGCCGCTAGCAGCGTCATCGCGACCATCATCGGCGCGTGGGTTGGTGGTGGCCTCGTCGATCGGTTCGGGCGCGCGCCCGTCGCATTGATCTCGGGTGTGGTGGGCGGCGTGGCCATGGCGAGCATCCCACTGCTCGATGCCGTTGGCGCCCTCTCGAACACTGGGCTGATCGCTTGCGTGGTGCTCGGTGCCGCGTTCGACGCACCCGGTATGGCCGCGCAGGACAGTGAGCTGCCCAAACTCGGCCACGTCGCCGGGCTCTCCGTTGAGCGCGTCTCGTCACTGAAAGCGGTGATCGGGAACGTCGCGATTCTAGGTGGCCCGGCCCTTGGGGGGGCCGCAATCGGCCTGCTTGGCGCTGCGCCAACGCTCGGGCTGACGGCGTTCTGCTCCGTCCTTGCAGGTCTGCTCGGCGCGTGGGTGCTTCCCGCGCGTGCCGCTCGGACGATGACCACGACGGCGACTCTCTCCATGCGCGCCGGCGTCGCTTTTCTCTGGAGCGAACCCCTGCTGCGCCCTCTCTTTGGTATAGTGATGATCTTCGTGGGCATCGTTGGCGCCAACGGCAGCGTCATCATGCCTGCGCTGTTTGTAGATGCAGGACGCCAAGTAGCAGAGCTCGGGCTGTTCTCCTCAATGATGGGGGCTGGTGGTCTCCTTGGCATTGCCATTCATGCGTCGGTCGGCGCCCGGATATCAGCGCAGAACTGGCTGGCGGTGGCATTTTGTGGCTCTGCGGTGGGCTCGCTTCTGCTTTCACAGTTGCCAGGCGTGCCGGTGCTGATGTTGTTGGGCGCGCTCGTGGGACTGCTGACCGGCTCAGTCTCTCCCATTCTCAACGCTGCCATCTACAACCGCACGCCGCCAGAACTTCTCGGCCGGGTACTCGGCACGGTCTCGGCGGTGATGCTGTCAGCCTCGCCCATGGTTATGCTTGCGGCCGGCGCGTTTGTCGACCTTGCTGGTCCGCTCCCTGGCCTCGTTGTATCGGCCGTGTTTGCGGGGCTCGTGGCTCTACTCTCGCTCCGTCTTCAATTTGCTACAATGGCGGCGGCAGCCACAGCCTCCGCCCCAACCCATACAGAAGGTGAACACTGA
- a CDS encoding Mph(A) family macrolide 2'-phosphotransferase translates to MTVVTTADTSQLYALAARHGLKLHGPLTVNELGLDYRIVIATVDDGRRWVLRIPRRAEVSAKVEPEARVLAMLKNRLPFAVPDWRVANAELVAYPMLEDSTAMVIQPGSSTPDWVVPQDSEVFAESFATALATLHAVPISAAVDAGMLIRTPTQARQKVADDVDRVRREFVVNDKRLHRWQRWLDDDSSWPDFSVVVHGDLYVGHVLIDNTERVSGMIDWSEARVDDPAIDMAAHLMVFGEEGLAKLLLTYEAAGGRVWPRLAHHIAERLAFGAVTYALFALDSGNEEYLAAAKAQLAAAE, encoded by the coding sequence ATGACCGTAGTCACGACCGCCGATACCTCCCAACTGTACGCACTTGCAGCCCGACATGGGCTCAAGCTCCATGGCCCGCTGACTGTCAATGAGCTTGGGCTCGACTATAGGATCGTGATCGCCACCGTCGACGATGGACGTCGGTGGGTGCTGCGCATCCCGCGCCGAGCCGAGGTAAGCGCGAAGGTCGAACCAGAGGCGCGGGTGCTGGCAATGCTCAAGAATCGCCTGCCGTTCGCGGTGCCGGACTGGCGCGTGGCCAACGCCGAGCTCGTTGCCTATCCCATGCTCGAAGACTCGACTGCGATGGTCATCCAGCCTGGTTCGTCCACGCCCGACTGGGTCGTGCCGCAGGACTCGGAGGTCTTCGCGGAGAGCTTCGCGACCGCGCTCGCCACCCTGCATGCCGTCCCCATTTCCGCCGCCGTGGATGCGGGGATGCTCATCCGTACACCGACGCAGGCCCGTCAGAAGGTGGCCGACGACGTTGACCGCGTCCGACGCGAGTTCGTGGTGAACGACAAGCGCCTCCACCGGTGGCAGCGCTGGCTCGACGACGATTCGTCGTGGCCAGATTTCTCCGTGGTGGTGCATGGCGATCTCTACGTGGGCCATGTGCTCATCGACAACACGGAGCGCGTCAGCGGGATGATCGACTGGAGCGAGGCCCGCGTTGATGACCCTGCCATCGACATGGCCGCGCACCTTATGGTCTTTGGTGAAGAGGGGCTCGCGAAGCTCCTCCTCACGTATGAAGCGGCCGGTGGCCGGGTGTGGCCGCGGCTCGCCCACCACATCGCGGAGCGCCTTGCGTTCGGGGCGGTCACCTACGCACTCTTCGCCCTCGACTCGGGTAACGAAGAGTACCTCGCTGCGGCGAAGGCGCAGCTCGCCGCAGCGGAATGA
- a CDS encoding PadR family transcriptional regulator, with protein sequence MTDKDLYGGLIRLHILHHAAEEPVFGLGIIEELRRHGYEMSAGTVYPMLHGLEKKGYLTSRHERTGRRERRVYDITEQGRTALADAKTKVKELFGELVEGG encoded by the coding sequence ATGACTGACAAAGACCTCTACGGCGGTTTGATCCGCCTGCACATCCTTCACCATGCAGCCGAGGAACCTGTCTTTGGGCTGGGGATCATCGAAGAGCTACGCCGACACGGCTACGAGATGAGCGCTGGCACCGTGTACCCGATGCTGCACGGCCTGGAAAAAAAAGGCTATCTGACCTCACGCCACGAACGCACCGGGCGACGTGAACGGCGTGTTTATGACATCACTGAACAAGGCAGAACTGCACTTGCTGATGCGAAAACAAAGGTCAAGGAGCTGTTCGGAGAGTTGGTAGAAGGTGGTTGA
- a CDS encoding NAD(+)--rifampin ADP-ribosyltransferase Arr-2, giving the protein MVKDWIPISHDNYKQVQGPFYHGTKANLAIGDLLTTGFISHFEDGRILKHIYFSALMEPAVWGAELAMSLSGLEGRGYIYIVEPTGPFEDDPNLTNKKFPGNPTQSYRTCEPLRIVGVVEDWEGHPVELIRGMLDSLEDLKRRGLHVIED; this is encoded by the coding sequence ATGGTAAAAGATTGGATTCCCATCTCTCATGATAATTACAAGCAGGTGCAAGGACCGTTCTATCATGGAACCAAAGCCAATTTGGCGATTGGTGACTTGCTAACCACAGGGTTCATCTCTCATTTCGAGGACGGTCGTATTCTTAAGCACATCTACTTTTCAGCCTTGATGGAGCCAGCAGTTTGGGGAGCTGAACTTGCTATGTCACTGTCTGGCCTCGAGGGTCGCGGCTACATATACATAGTTGAGCCAACAGGACCGTTCGAAGACGATCCGAATCTTACGAACAAAAAATTTCCCGGTAATCCAACACAGTCCTATAGAACCTGCGAACCCTTGAGAATTGTTGGCGTTGTTGAAGACTGGGAGGGGCATCCTGTTGAATTAATAAGGGGAATGTTGGATTCGTTAGAGGACTTAAAGCGCCGTGGTTTACACGTCATTGAAGACTAG
- a CDS encoding extended-spectrum class A beta-lactamase CTX-M-15: MVKKSLRQFTLMATATVTLLLGSVPLYAQTADVQQKLAELERQSGGRLGVALINTADNSQILYRADERFAMCSTSKVMAAAAVLKKSESEPNLLNQRVEIKKSDLVNYNPIAEKHVNGTMSLAELSAAALQYSDNVAMNKLIAHVGGPASVTAFARQLGDETFRLDRTEPTLNTAIPGDPRDTTSPRAMAQTLRNLTLGKALGDSQRAQLVTWMKGNTTGAASIQAGLPASWVVGDKTGSGGYGTTNDIAVIWPKDRAPLILVTYFTQPQPKAESRRDVLASAAKIVTDGL, from the coding sequence ATGGTTAAAAAATCACTGCGCCAGTTCACGCTGATGGCGACGGCAACCGTCACGCTGTTGTTAGGAAGTGTGCCGCTGTATGCGCAAACGGCGGACGTACAGCAAAAACTTGCCGAATTAGAGCGGCAGTCGGGAGGCAGACTGGGTGTGGCATTGATTAACACAGCAGATAATTCGCAAATACTTTATCGTGCTGATGAGCGCTTTGCGATGTGCAGCACCAGTAAAGTGATGGCCGCGGCCGCGGTGCTGAAGAAAAGTGAAAGCGAACCGAATCTGTTAAATCAGCGAGTTGAGATCAAAAAATCTGACCTTGTTAACTATAATCCGATTGCGGAAAAGCACGTCAATGGGACGATGTCACTGGCTGAGCTTAGCGCGGCCGCGCTACAGTACAGCGATAACGTGGCGATGAATAAGCTGATTGCTCACGTTGGCGGCCCGGCTAGCGTCACCGCGTTCGCCCGACAGCTGGGAGACGAAACGTTCCGTCTCGACCGTACCGAGCCGACGTTAAACACCGCCATTCCGGGCGATCCGCGTGATACCACTTCACCTCGGGCAATGGCGCAAACTCTGCGGAATCTGACGCTGGGTAAAGCATTGGGCGACAGCCAACGGGCGCAGCTGGTGACATGGATGAAAGGCAATACCACCGGTGCAGCGAGCATTCAGGCTGGACTGCCTGCTTCCTGGGTTGTGGGGGATAAAACCGGCAGCGGTGGCTATGGCACCACCAACGATATCGCGGTGATCTGGCCAAAAGATCGTGCGCCGCTGATTCTGGTCACTTACTTCACCCAGCCTCAACCTAAGGCAGAAAGCCGTCGCGATGTATTAGCGTCGGCGGCTAAAATCGTCACCGACGGTTTGTAA
- the intI1 gene encoding class 1 integron integrase IntI1: MKTATAPLPPLRSVKVLDQLRERIRYLHYSLRTEQAYVHWVRAFIRFHGVRHPATLGSSEVEAFLSWLANERKVSVSTHRQALAALLFFYGKVLCTDLPWLQEIGRPRPSRRLPVVLTPDEVVRILGFLEGEHRLFAQLLYGTGMRISEGLQLRVKDLDFDHGTIIVREGKGSKDRALMLPESLAPSLREQLSRARAWWLKDQAEGRSGVALPDALERKYPRAGHSWPWFWVFAQHTHSTDPRSGVVRRHHMYDQTFQRAFKRAVEQAGITKPATPHTLRHSFATALLRSGYDIRTVQDLLGHSDVSTTMIYTHVLKVGGAGVRSPLDALPPLTSER; this comes from the coding sequence ATGAAAACCGCCACTGCGCCGTTACCACCGCTGCGTTCGGTCAAGGTTCTGGACCAGTTGCGTGAGCGCATACGCTACTTGCATTACAGTTTACGAACCGAACAGGCTTATGTCCACTGGGTTCGTGCCTTCATCCGTTTCCACGGTGTGCGTCACCCGGCAACCTTGGGCAGCAGCGAAGTCGAGGCATTTCTGTCCTGGCTGGCGAACGAGCGCAAGGTTTCGGTCTCCACGCATCGTCAGGCATTGGCGGCCTTGCTGTTCTTCTACGGCAAGGTGCTGTGCACGGATCTGCCCTGGCTTCAGGAGATCGGAAGACCTCGGCCGTCGCGGCGCTTGCCGGTGGTGCTGACCCCGGATGAAGTGGTTCGCATCCTCGGTTTTCTGGAAGGCGAGCATCGTTTGTTCGCCCAGCTTCTGTATGGAACGGGCATGCGGATCAGTGAGGGTTTGCAACTGCGGGTCAAGGATCTGGATTTCGATCACGGCACGATCATCGTGCGGGAGGGCAAGGGCTCCAAGGATCGGGCCTTGATGTTACCCGAGAGCTTGGCACCCAGCCTGCGCGAGCAGCTGTCGCGTGCACGGGCATGGTGGCTGAAGGACCAGGCCGAGGGCCGCAGCGGCGTTGCGCTTCCCGACGCCCTTGAGCGGAAGTATCCGCGCGCCGGGCATTCCTGGCCGTGGTTCTGGGTTTTTGCGCAGCACACGCATTCGACCGATCCACGGAGCGGTGTCGTGCGTCGCCATCACATGTATGACCAGACCTTTCAGCGCGCCTTCAAACGTGCCGTAGAACAAGCAGGCATCACGAAGCCCGCCACACCGCACACCCTCCGCCACTCGTTCGCGACGGCCTTGCTCCGCAGCGGTTACGACATTCGAACCGTGCAGGATCTGCTCGGCCATTCCGACGTCTCTACGACGATGATTTACACGCATGTGCTGAAAGTTGGCGGTGCCGGAGTGCGCTCACCGCTTGATGCGCTGCCGCCCCTCACTAGTGAGAGGTAG
- a CDS encoding IS6-like element IS6100 family transposase: protein MTDFKWRHFQGDVILWAVRWYCRYPISYRDLEEMLAERGISVDHTTIYRWVQCYAPEMEKRLRWFWRRGFDPSWRLDETYVKVRGKWTYLYRAVDKRGDTIDFYLSPTRSAKAAKRFLGKALRGLKHWEKPATLNTDKAPSYGAAITELKREGKLDRETAHRQVKYLNNVIEADHGKLKILIKPVRGFKSIPTAYATIKGFEVMRALRKGQARPWCLQPGIRGEVRLVERAFGIGPSALTEAMGMLNHHFAAAA from the coding sequence ATGACGGATTTCAAGTGGCGCCATTTCCAGGGTGATGTGATCCTGTGGGCGGTGCGCTGGTATTGTCGCTATCCGATCAGCTATCGCGACCTTGAGGAAATGCTGGCGGAACGCGGCATTTCGGTCGACCATACGACGATCTATCGCTGGGTCCAGTGCTACGCCCCGGAGATGGAGAAGCGGCTGCGCTGGTTCTGGCGGCGTGGCTTTGATCCGAGCTGGCGCCTGGATGAAACCTACGTCAAGGTGCGGGGCAAGTGGACCTACCTGTACCGGGCAGTCGACAAGCGGGGCGACACGATCGATTTCTACCTGTCGCCGACCCGCAGCGCCAAGGCAGCGAAGCGGTTCCTGGGCAAGGCCCTGCGAGGCCTGAAGCACTGGGAAAAGCCTGCCACGCTCAATACCGACAAAGCGCCGAGCTATGGTGCAGCGATCACCGAATTGAAGCGCGAAGGAAAGCTGGACCGGGAGACGGCCCACCGGCAGGTGAAGTATCTCAATAACGTGATCGAGGCCGATCACGGAAAGCTCAAGATACTGATCAAGCCGGTGCGCGGTTTCAAATCGATCCCCACGGCCTATGCCACGATCAAGGGATTCGAAGTCATGCGAGCCCTGCGCAAAGGACAGGCTCGCCCCTGGTGCCTGCAGCCCGGCATCAGGGGCGAGGTGCGCCTTGTGGAGAGAGCTTTTGGCATTGGGCCCTCGGCGCTGACGGAGGCCATGGGCATGCTCAACCACCATTTCGCAGCAGCCGCCTGA